CCGAGCCTGCCGCTGCGACCGACGCGGTGCTTCCGTCAGGGCCGGTCGAGGCTGGTCATGTCGATCTCGACCCGCTCGGCGAGGCTTTCGAGACTGTCGTACAGAAGCTGCAGCATGTAGGACGGATTGTGGACGTAGCCGCCAGGATCCTTTGCGGCGACCTGATAATTGTAGGCGGCCTTGAGCAGACGCGGCGTCCAGCTCCGGTAGCGGTTGGGGAAGACCGCTTCGTCCGGGCCGATCTGCCCGTCGGCGTTCGTATCGGCGAAGAAATAGGGAAAGGTCTCCTTCGCATAGCCGATCGGCGCAGCGGACACGTCCGCGGCGTAGGCCTGGATGGCGTCGCCCAGCCGGGCGTGCAGACCCATGATCTCCGAATGAATACCGTCCGCCGCATTGCCGTCCCCGTCGAAATCGGAATGGCGCATCCGGATGGCGCGGACGTCCCCGACGCCGCGATGGCAGGTCAGGCAGGGTTCCAGTTCCACCGTCGTCGCGTGCGGCTCGTGACAGTCCACGCAGGCGCTGGCACTCGGCACGTGGTGGAAGCGTCCCGAATAGCGGCGGCCGGGATACTGATAGCCGCCCCGCACCTGCGATCCCTGCGCGACGGCCGCCGCCACGCCGTAGTGGACGTTGATGAAGCCGAGATCCGCCGACACGGCGTCTTCCTCCAGCGATTGCGTCGCCGCTGCGACCGCGTCGGTCGAGGCCCGGCCCTGGTGGCACACGTTGCAGGTTGCGGAGGCCCCGAGCTCGTCGACGGTTACCCCGGACGGGAATGTCACGCTGTCGAGCGCCCCGGCCGCCGAATTGTGGCATGAAGCACAGCCGATGGGTGCGTTGATCGCCGCCGGCGCGTCGACGATGCCGGCCGCGCTTCCGTCCGCGCCGAGAAAATCGACGAAGCCGGGCTGCGAGTGGCATGCCGCGCACTGCACGGGCACCGCGCCCTCCTTGTTCCAGTAGGTGAAGGAGGGAGAATGATAGCTGCCATGCGGCGAAGCGAGCCAGGCATCCACCAGAGCGGACAGGGCGTCGTCCTGCTGGGCCGCAGCAGGGCCGCAGAGCCCAAGACCTACCAGCATCGAAACAAGAAATCTGCGGCTGAGCGTCACCAGACGCATGGCTATCCTCCGGTCTCGGATTCACCGAATTCGAACATCGCCGACAACCGATGACCGTTCCATGACCTGGATCAAGACGTCTTGCGATCGTCATCCTAGTATAGAATTCAGACCCAGGGGATCACCAGCCGGATAGATTCGGAATGACAGCGCCAGCGATGGAGCCGACGTGATGGAGACCAGCGGTGCCCTGCGCCTGCCCGGAACTGTTCTCGCGATTCTGTATCTGCTCGTCTGCCTTATGCCGGTCGTTCTGGCCGCCACGGGCACCGTGGCGCCGCTCGATCCCTGGGAGGCCG
The nucleotide sequence above comes from Aquibium microcysteis. Encoded proteins:
- a CDS encoding polyheme membrane-associated cytochrome C, producing the protein MRLVTLSRRFLVSMLVGLGLCGPAAAQQDDALSALVDAWLASPHGSYHSPSFTYWNKEGAVPVQCAACHSQPGFVDFLGADGSAAGIVDAPAAINAPIGCASCHNSAAGALDSVTFPSGVTVDELGASATCNVCHQGRASTDAVAAATQSLEEDAVSADLGFINVHYGVAAAVAQGSQVRGGYQYPGRRYSGRFHHVPSASACVDCHEPHATTVELEPCLTCHRGVGDVRAIRMRHSDFDGDGNAADGIHSEIMGLHARLGDAIQAYAADVSAAPIGYAKETFPYFFADTNADGQIGPDEAVFPNRYRSWTPRLLKAAYNYQVAAKDPGGYVHNPSYMLQLLYDSLESLAERVEIDMTSLDRP